The window GTGCAGGAGTCGGTGATGGAGTAACTTGGGCAGCAGGAGTCGGTGATGGAGTAACTTGGGCAGCAGGAGTTGAACTTAAAACTGGTTGAGCTACAGGGGGGTTTTGAGCAGGCTGCAATAAACAGGAACCAGAGACAGTTACCATTAATTGATCATAAACAATTTGCAGCAAGAAAAGGTCAACATTACCTGAGTTGACGACTGCCCTGCTGAGACTGATGTTTTGCTCTGCAGAAGAAGCAAATGTATACAATTGAGCATAACCATATTTGATATTGCAGCCATtcattaaaattcaaaataaaaacatgtctTTAGTGCTTCTtccattaagaaaattataagaCCAAGGACACCTTGCTGAGCATGACAACAAGAAAACCTTCTTCAGATACTTTGTTTTCTGCCAGTGTACTCTCATCTTTCAGAACTTTGCCATTATGTATCAATAATTGTTGACCACAAGGATAATTATCCTTTCCTTGTAcatcttcaatatttttcttgacagCCATCACCTACAccataaattttacaattagaaatttcaaaaaacaaaaaaacaaaaaacaaaactataatttGGTTGGTCGCTCAAAACTTCGAAGGATTTCAAAACATGACATATTTTAAAGGAATTATGATGTTTTTCATCGTATAAAAGAGAATGATTTATCTTGCTTTTAcgttaaaaaatttctaacaGAAATGGAATGGATTTTGAATAGTTCATAGAATTTGGAGGTAAATTACTTAATTAACCttgacatattttaattttcttttaataaatcaagACAAAGCCCATAATAGtacaattttcattcaattaatCTTCTTTTCCCAGCTACTATCCAAGCAACGTTTTAATTAcattcatttcaaaacttcCACGttccaaacaaaataaagagcTTAAAATCACCCCTTGGGTTTCAAATAAAAggattaaaatcatttttgaaCTTTCTAGATTTACAAAAACTGGGTGAACGTCACAACAAGAAATGCGCACTACACGATATCTTAAACTCCCCCAGCCTGTGCAAACAATGCGAATCCAGCAGATCACgaacaattcaaataatttatatttttaaaaaaataatgatcgTCGTTCAGAAATGAAAGCAACTTCCAGATTAAGTAACATGAGAgccccaaatttcaaaatcctTCTAATTCCACAAAATTCCTCCAGTACATTCACACTGTTCcaattatattaaagaaaacaattaaactaaGCTCAATATTGCCAGCTGGGTAAATGCTTGCGTACTCGGCTACATtaataaattggaaaaaagaaaaccaaatatCATCAAGAAAGAATGTTGGGGAAAAAACGAGAAATAGAAATGTGAAAACTTACGGTGTCGGTGAGCTGAACCCTAATTTCGAAGTGGCTTCCCTTGAGAGTCTTGACAGTGAGCTTCATTTCGACGAATAACTAGAAGGGGGGAGATGGAGAAGGAACAGAAACGACAGCGTTTCAGGAGGAAAGAACCTGAAACGCAGTGGAAAGAGATCGAAGAGAACCCTAGATTTGGTAGGAAGAAGACCGCGACCGGTGAGTTGGGCACTTGGCTTTTGCTATTTCACACTAAGAATCTCATATTTTGGTACTCATGAGCTCTGCACGTGACTTAAATGAAATGGGGtagttttcaaacaaaaaattaatactcTTTCTCTTCATCCCTCTCCACTTTAAATAACCTTGAAATTGTTTCTCTAAATCGAAtgacataacataaattattacaataactAGTGCATCACATCATTTTATTACAAGCATTTCCATCAtctatgattttatttatttattttaatagacATATTGGTATATTAAACAACGACGTAGAGATACACAACCAAAGACCAAAATATCCAACATAATATACAAAATGGTAGGAAAACAAAAAGGGAACACGACTCCAAACTTAAACAAATGCtagtaaaaaaatcaataagtGAGCAAGAAAGGGGAAGAAACGCAGCACCAAACAAAACAGGGAGAAGATTATACGAAGATTAAGATATTACACATTAATTATCGTGTTAGTTTACCTAAAGACGTTGTAAATCGTGTTGGGTcgaattttataaataagttggTGAgcaaatttttattcattattttacaaataagtTTCACCCTTAATgctatatttttcattttttgagtgaaaggagatatttttttttgagtaCTCCAACTAggttgtaattattattattattatttttttttttttgtcaaatggTAATGGAAGTTTTTTTTGTCCCAAATAGGTGAAATCAATTTAGTTATAATATCATTAGATAGATTTAATTactcgtttttttttaattttataatcaaGTTTTAGTTTTGTCAATCATAAAACGTTTTCatatgaaaaaatggaaaacaaagAGGAAATAAAGCTCACCTAGGGATTGAAGTGGTTGAAGACAAGTATGGAGGTGTGATTACCACCGGGGAGGCACACAAAGTGTGTAGGTGCAGCCAGCTAGTCAACTTAGTGGGTGTTGATTATTGTCATTTTCTGATGTACACGTGCTCCCATTCCATATGAAAGGAGATATCCCCTTGTGGATCCATATGGAATACTGATGAAACATAAGCAGcttcttcaacatttttcattacCTTCCACGATTGAAggttctttttatattaagattgatttaagaaaatacaatgttTTCTTCTCATACACTAGTAGTAGAAAACAAGTAGGTAGTTAGATTTCCTTTATCGTTCACTAAGTCAATATTGAATGTTAAACTAGTTACGGATAATaatgtcaaaattttgatagtcGTATCATGTATATGATGATAAATTTAGAGATATATTGCAAACATAAACTGTCGCAATTATTTATATGAGTATATCAAGTATTGCATTTAATGAGATTAATAAAGtgattcatttctttcaaacaCAATCTTTTGATGCATACCTAACGGTAACTAGTGAAAATAAGTAATTGTAATTGGTTGCTTGTtgctaaataataaaataaacactaGATAACAACAAAAGATTAAAGGTCAAATATATCAACCTACAACATTACGTATTGAGCTATACAGTTGCATCAACTTGACATTGACCGACTATATGTATTGTGAGTTATGTTCCTATCTTGACCTTTTATCAATAAGACTACACACTAAAACCACAAATTCATATTGTATGtccaatcaaagaaaaaaattatattggaTCTTACCGAGATGATTCAACAtcaagaataaagaaaaacctGTTTCTAAAGCTCAAAATTTATATCACTTGTAACTATCATGGTTTGgccaaaaagtaaaaaaaattactaactAACCTCATTTTGCATTCATCCCACGGTGCAAtccttatttttatgatttttttttcaagttgttGGTGTACAATAAAATGAATTCACTTTCGATTTACCAggagaataagaagaaagcaAGAAAATAGCGAGAGTTGAACGCATTTGGTTTATCCAAAAGATACtagtttatataattttcagATGATTCACTAATTATGAACACAAAGAATATAACTTGAAGTCACATGCAACCTCGAAATCTCATTTgcaaaataacatataatagAATAAtcgatgaaaatgaaattgagataaGGTATGTTGGTGAGTGTCAACACCCTGATTTATTTGCCAACAATAAGCATAAATAGACCGAATCTAAGTATGACATTCTCGAAAAAAAACGAAGAATATCctccaattttaaataagtaaaCATCTCTTCGAAATTTGTGACTAAACGTAATCGAAAAATTGATGATTAGATTGGTGTGGTTTGAGAAGGAGTAAGTAAatgaatatagaaaataagtcaaaaaatgcaaaatagTGCTGGGAATTTTGCATGAAGCTAGATTTGCAATTAACGTgcaattaaataaattgtttcattattttatttgcaaTCTTACATTAGCCATTAtagcaattaattaaaaatccaATGTCAttagtaaaattttgcataCAAATGAATACGTTCCATAAacaatttgtaaataagttgAGCTGCTTTATTTTATCAACTCTCATATTCtctaattgttataaataatttgatccAATTTGTGAGTTATGTCATCTCAAATGAGTGTATTTTgtacaataaatttttataggaCTAAATAGGGAAATATTTAACGCATCCAAAAGattaatatttcatcaaatgattttaacatatatctataaaatattgtagtttgATTCAAATAGATGAGAATGATCTATGAAGGAGTTGAGGATATAACtaatataactttatttaCCATAAGTAATTGAGTGATTTTTATTTACCCtttgtttgaattaaaatgatcgaaaatatttgaaacaaatgtatttaaaaGTTTGGTGTCTAGTCAGAGATTAAAACACTTctgaagtttattttaaatcaattttttttatcaaaatatttattattttaaataacacatttttgtttctaatcaATCCTAGCTTACTCAATGACATACGTTGGAATGATTAGAAAACGAGTAAAATatagtcattttaaaaatcactaaaaaggtgtttttaattatttaaatcaatttaaatataatattaaaattctgTTTAACATtgtaaagttaattatttaaatatggaTTGAGTTGTTGGTTgtattgtttgtttgtttgtttttatttcatttataatgttcgtaaagtttaaaattgttgaacaTTCATAACTATGTTTGATTGTACATAAAATGTTATCACAATTGTTTACCCTACCTCCTAGACAATCGTTTAACTTTTCATACCATTGTTTACGATCTTACATGATATTTTGAgtaataaacaagaaaattcgAATAGATAAATTAGAGAAATAGCATATGTATAAGTGTAGAAGCTCAAACCTTCTCAATTTtatgctctttgtataatctaaatataaaagCTGGAATAATACTAATCCCACGAGTCCACGACCCATAGTAGACTTTCTGTAGTCACAAATTCAAAGCCGACATGACCAAagtactaaaaatatttataaacataataaaatttaaaattgaaggatACACGAacatgatattttaatttatttgagtgtttttaaaaatgagtcgggataaaagtattattattgtttaattaatttgatttaaaagtaaaaattaaagtgagtaaaaatacaaaaaaatgttaatataaagagaaaaatggtattttaggcatttgaaaaaaaagaaaagagaaaacaaaaaaagaggCCGGTGGATATTTGACCAAAAGAGTTACAAATGGCGGGAGAGTTGCATGGAGTTTGATACAAACCTTTGATTGTCCAGATTTTTAAGGAGACGATCCGATTTCCTCgctcaattattattttctcacataaaattataattaataatttacgATTTTCCCCCCAAAATTCACGAGAAAGGAAATCCCTCAATCCCTCAATCCCTCAATCTCCAAATatctattttctctcttcatcctcatcatcatcatcaatgCCCATTGCCTTTTCAATCCAAATCCcttccttttccctttttctctccctttatttctactctttttcttcatcttttccctTCCCTTAATCTCTCCTCTCTTCCTCTGTATGTTCTTCTTTTCCtctattctttttctccattcATTCATaatcatattctctttttaatcttcattATTTCATTCCTTCATTCATTCACCTCATCTTGTAGAGAACAATTAGAAAGTAGGGCTTTCGCATGGAGAAGAAGACTTATCCCATAGGTGAAGATTCTTATATTCTATATGAAGAGGTTGGGCAGGGTGTGAGCGCTTCAGTTCACCGTGCTCTTTGTAAATCTCTCAATGAAATCGTCGCCATCAAGATTCTCGATTTTGAGCGTGAGAATTGTGATCTGGTATGTGAATGGTTGCTTCCATTAgctgatttttttgtttgattgagCCAACGGAATTTTTcctaatgataaaaatattttattcgaGTGAATTAACACAAACTCTGTTCTAATTTCTGATTGGAAGGggcatttttttattttatttctaatctatttttgttataaagcCTGCTGGATGctttatttgtgaaaatttgaaacgGCGTAGATTGATTACTTCTTTCTCATTTGCGACCTATTCAAGTTTTGGTTTACGGTTGTTAATGAGTTGTGGTCATTTTTTCCAACTTCTTTCTCATGCCTTGAAAACATCAAACTTCTTGTATTCATATTTTGCCTATTTCTTATAATCTTATCTATATATTGTCACATTTGCTCATGTTTGCTTTacttattgatttttattatcacAGGCTAGCATTTATCGTGAAGTACAGACAATGATCTTGGTTGACCATCCGAATGTCCTTAAATCACACTGCTCCTTTGTCAATGGCCATGATTTGTGGATTGTTATGCCCTACATGTCTGGAGGTTCATGTCTTCACATATTGAAGGCTGCATATCCTGATGGTTTCGAGGAGGTCGTGATAGCAACAGTATTGCGAGAAGTATTGAAGGGAGTTGAATATCTTCATAATCATGGACATATACATCGGGATATAAAAGTGAGAATCTATGATCTTATATATCAGTTGTATCATGTTGTTGTGTCACTGTCAGCCAACATAAATATAAGTTAACCCACCCCCCACCTCAAGCAGGGTCTGTAAGAGTTATGTAATTATAGTTTATCCCCATTGTCTTGAGGTTCTTGCTAGTGTGTCTCCATAGTAACTTATTTATGCTGTCATATCTAGAAACTGCATAGCATATGGTGCAATAATTGGAAGAGCGATGAACctaaggaaaaaagaagaaagaaaaaaggagaagagaatGTATGTCACGTATGTATaccaaattttctaaaaaacgaGGGTTTTTAGTCTCACTCATTTAGATGTGAGTGGAAGAGAAAGTAGTCTTGTATTTTTAACTTAAGTTGCCTGTAATTTGCTAGTGAAGGAGGCTGAATCTGATTGGTTCATTATTTGATCCCCATCTGAAACATAACTTCCttgaattcaattaaatatgtaattagTTATTTCACACACAAGACATCAAAAAAATCtgataatgaatttttttttgcctctatccatctttttttattttaggttttatcttttataggCAGGGAATGTTCTCATTGATTCACGTGGTGGAATCAAGCTAGGAGACTTTGGTGTTTCTGCTTGCCTTTTTGATTCAGGTGATCGACAACGTGTGAGGAATACATTCGTGGGGACACCTTGCTGGTATATTTGTACTGTTACATGCATAATGCATATATACCTATTGAGTCTCTAGTTCTGTCGTGATTGAACCATTTGAGAGCCTTTAAGCTCTCTTTATTGGAGTgattaaaacttcaaaattgtttatttatactgaaacaaatagtttgattaaaaGAATGGATTATGGACTCTCACCAAAGCagttttatcaatttgtttcCTGATAAAAAGGTCTCTCTGTTTCAGGATGGCACCCGAGGTTATGGAGCAATTAAATGGTTATGACTTTAAGTTAgtatttctcttcttcatgCATTTCTGTCACGATTTTCctatagttttttatttttccgtTTCCCTCTTAGACAGGAAAGTTGCTTTCTAACATTGGTaagcaactttttttttggcaGGGCTGACATCTGGTCTTTTGCCATAACTGGGTTAGAGCTTGCCCATGGCCATGCCCCTTTCTCAAAATATCCTCCGATGAAGGTGCATTATTGTTCATCATATGCTATGGCtttgatattttgaagtgTCATAAAGTCAAAGATATTGAGAAAATGGTTACTATAGGTACTGATGATGACCTTGCAAAATGCACCTCCAGGGCTTGATTATGAGAGAgataaaaaattttcaaaggtACAGTATTATTGTTTGGATTTACAATGCATTTCAAGCTGGTGTagatatgtataatttttattcCTGTATTTCTCTCCAGTCTTTCAAGCAGATGATTGCTAGTTGCTTGGTAAAAGATCCTTCAAAACGACCTTCTGCAAGTAAGCTGCTAAAGCATTCTTTTTTTAGGCAAGCCCGGTCAAATGATTACATTGCACGCGCCCTTTTGGAAGGGCTACCTGTTCTTGGTGATCGTATAAAGGCACTTAAGGttggaattttattttggtaataGGAACGagcacaattttattttactgtATTTGGTACAAGTTCCTTAACAAGGGCAATTCTTTAATCacagagaaaggaagaagatatGCTagcacaaaagaaaatttcagatggaaaaaaggaagaattaTCAcaggttttattttattttttatttaatggaaatgaaaatgtttatattctGAGTCATTGTCCCATGATTTTGCGACCGCTGACAATTCTTGGCACAGAGTTGTACCCTTAATTgagttgattttcttttcctgcccttcaatatatttttaataatttctgAAACAGAATGAATATAAACGAGGCATCAGTGGATGGAACTTCAATCTTGATGATTTAAAGGCCCAGGCATCTCTGGTACTTGTAAACACTTCGTCACCAATTATTGTGTTTTCTACATTAATGATTTTGGCAAATGacatgttttgttatatttgctattttttactTTCAGATTCAGGAATTTGAAGAGTCTATTAGTGAAAT of the Cucumis sativus cultivar 9930 chromosome 3, Cucumber_9930_V3, whole genome shotgun sequence genome contains:
- the LOC101211076 gene encoding serine/threonine-protein kinase BLUS1 isoform X2, which produces MEKKTYPIGEDSYILYEEVGQGVSASVHRALCKSLNEIVAIKILDFERENCDLASIYREVQTMILVDHPNVLKSHCSFVNGHDLWIVMPYMSGGSCLHILKAAYPDGFEEVVIATVLREVLKGVEYLHNHGHIHRDIKAGNVLIDSRGGIKLGDFGVSACLFDSGDRQRVRNTFVGTPCWMAPEVMEQLNGYDFKADIWSFAITGLELAHGHAPFSKYPPMKVLMMTLQNAPPGLDYERDKKFSKSFKQMIASCLVKDPSKRPSASKLLKHSFFRQARSNDYIARALLEGLPVLGDRIKALKRKEEDMLAQKKISDGKKEELSQNEYKRGISGWNFNLDDLKAQASLIQEFEESISEMSEVGSSNSLNALDVQEKKLQGQNSSEISDVEENAMLRRQPSMKANDTVNGKKSINESTSIGSCSQHQSSPRHDNQTENGSNEEVNLESSRRILGNTPNTIQHKRSISSNTSIQQEVSLPLNRRESYEIEKNGANGSPAMGVTSQAVDDALSDSQSKDPKSSLSPAITEEEQDEKAKAPVIQQKGRFKVTSESVDLEKAAASPILQKSHSMQVGNFEVITSNCATPLPSNLPTPLLTPLLTPLPSSDAIPINTRSSMFPVLHSVLQTNIVQRDDILTLMRQISTGEFSDGVVDVSAAHITATEKSLLEAAHEREKDLLNEVTELQWRILRARDEIQRLKLNNAG
- the LOC101211076 gene encoding serine/threonine-protein kinase BLUS1 isoform X5 — translated: MEKKTYPIGEDSYILYEEVGQGVSASVHRALCKSLNEIVAIKILDFERENCDLASIYREVQTMILVDHPNVLKSHCSFVNGHDLWIVMPYMSGGSCLHILKAAYPDGFEEVVIATVLREVLKGVEYLHNHGHIHRDIKAGNVLIDSRGGIKLGDFGVSACLFDSGDRQRVRNTFVGTPCWMAPEVMEQLNGYDFKADIWSFAITGLELAHGHAPFSKYPPMKVLMMTLQNAPPGLDYERDKKFSKSFKQMIASCLVKDPSKRPSASKLLKHSFFRQARSNDYIARALLEGLPVLGDRIKALKRKEEDMLAQKKISDGKKEELSQNEYKRGISGWNFNLDDLKAQASLIQEFEESISEMSEVGSSNSLNALDVQEKKLQGQNSSEISDVEENAMLRRQPSMKANDTVNGKKSINESTSIGSCSQHQSSPRHDNQTENGSNEEVNLESSRRILGNTPNTIQHKRSISSNTSIQQEVSLPLNRRESYEIEKNGANGSPAMGVTSQAVDDALSDSQSKDPKSSLSPAITEEEQDEKAKAPVIQQKGRFKVTSESVDLEKAAASPILQKSHSMQDDILTLMRQISTGEFSDGVVDVSAAHITATEKSLLEAAHEREKDLLNEVTELQWRILRARDEIQRLKLNNAG
- the LOC101211076 gene encoding serine/threonine-protein kinase BLUS1 isoform X1 → MEKKTYPIGEDSYILYEEVGQGVSASVHRALCKSLNEIVAIKILDFERENCDLASIYREVQTMILVDHPNVLKSHCSFVNGHDLWIVMPYMSGGSCLHILKAAYPDGFEEVVIATVLREVLKGVEYLHNHGHIHRDIKAGNVLIDSRGGIKLGDFGVSACLFDSGDRQRVRNTFVGTPCWMAPEVMEQLNGYDFKADIWSFAITGLELAHGHAPFSKYPPMKVLMMTLQNAPPGLDYERDKKFSKSFKQMIASCLVKDPSKRPSASKLLKHSFFRQARSNDYIARALLEGLPVLGDRIKALKRKEEDMLAQKKISDGKKEELSQNEYKRGISGWNFNLDDLKAQASLIQEFEESISEMSEVGSSNSLNALDVQEKKLQGQNSSEISDVEENAMLRRQPSMKANDTVNGKKSINESTSIGSCSQHQSSPRHDNQTENGSNEEVNLESSRRILGNTPNTIQHKRSISSNTSIQQEVSLPLNRRESYEIEKNGANGSPAMGVTSQAVDDALSDSQSKDPKSSLSPAITEEEQDEKAKAPVIQQKGRFKVTSESVDLEKAAASPILQKSHSMQVGNFEVITSNCATPLPSNLPTPLLTPLLTPLPSSDAIPINTRSSMFPVLHSVLQTNIVQRDDILTLMRQISTGEFSADGVVDVSAAHITATEKSLLEAAHEREKDLLNEVTELQWRILRARDEIQRLKLNNAG
- the LOC101211076 gene encoding serine/threonine-protein kinase BLUS1 isoform X4 encodes the protein MEKKTYPIGEDSYILYEEVGQGVSASVHRALCKSLNEIVAIKILDFERENCDLASIYREVQTMILVDHPNVLKSHCSFVNGHDLWIVMPYMSGGSCLHILKAAYPDGFEEVVIATVLREVLKGVEYLHNHGHIHRDIKAGNVLIDSRGGIKLGDFGVSACLFDSGDRQRVRNTFVGTPCWMAPEVMEQLNGYDFKADIWSFAITGLELAHGHAPFSKYPPMKVLMMTLQNAPPGLDYERDKKFSKSFKQMIASCLVKDPSKRPSASKLLKHSFFRQARSNDYIARALLEGLPVLGDRIKALKRKEEDMLAQKKISDGKKEELSQNEYKRGISGWNFNLDDLKAQASLIQEFEESISEMSEVGSSNSLNALDVQEKKLQGQNSSEISDVEENAMLRRQPSMKANDTVNGKKSINESTSIGSCSQHQSSPRHDNQTENGSNEEVNLESSRRILGNTPNTIQHKRSISSNTSIQQEVSLPLNRRESYEIEKNGANGSPAMGVTSQAVDDALSDSQSKDPKSSLSPAITEEEQDEKAKAPVIQQKGRFKVTSESVDLEKAAASPILQKSHSMQDDILTLMRQISTGEFSADGVVDVSAAHITATEKSLLEAAHEREKDLLNEVTELQWRILRARDEIQRLKLNNAG
- the LOC101211076 gene encoding serine/threonine-protein kinase BLUS1 isoform X3; the encoded protein is MEKKTYPIGEDSYILYEEVGQGVSASVHRALCKSLNEIVAIKILDFERENCDLASIYREVQTMILVDHPNVLKSHCSFVNGHDLWIVMPYMSGGSCLHILKAAYPDGFEEVVIATVLREVLKGVEYLHNHGHIHRDIKAGNVLIDSRGGIKLGDFGVSACLFDSGDRQRVRNTFVGTPCWMAPEVMEQLNGYDFKADIWSFAITGLELAHGHAPFSKYPPMKVLMMTLQNAPPGLDYERDKKFSKSFKQMIASCLVKDPSKRPSASKLLKHSFFRQARSNDYIARALLEGLPVLGDRIKALKRKEEDMLAQKKISDGKKEELSQNEYKRGISGWNFNLDDLKAQASLIQEFEESISEMSEVGSSNSLNALDVQEKKLQGQNSSEISDVEENAMLRRQPSMKANDTVNGKKSINESTSIGSCSQHQSSPRHDNQTENGSNEEVNLESSRRILGNTPNTIQHKRSISSNTSIQQEVSLPLNRRESYEIEKNGANGSPAMGVTSQAVDDALSDSQSKDPKSSLSPAITEEEQDEKAKAPVIQQKGRFKVTSESVDLEKAAASPILQKSHSMQVITSNCATPLPSNLPTPLLTPLLTPLPSSDAIPINTRSSMFPVLHSVLQTNIVQRDDILTLMRQISTGEFSADGVVDVSAAHITATEKSLLEAAHEREKDLLNEVTELQWRILRARDEIQRLKLNNAG